The Arcanobacterium pinnipediorum genome includes the window CCTCGAGCCAGTACCGCCAGCACCACCAGCACTCGCCACCGCCTGCGACACCGCATTTTTAACTACAGATTCCACAGCCGTACGAGTTTGCGGCGCCAGCGAGCGCTGCAAATACTCAATCGACGTCGCCTCCTCCAAAACCGCCCCACGCTCGGAGCGCACTCGGAACGTGATCACAAGATGTGGCGGCAAGTCGGCTTGCTCCCAAGCTTCGTCGTCGATCTCAATCCCACGCGCCACACGAACCGCATCACTAAACGCGGCGCGGAAACTAGGCGCGCCAGGCTGCCCATGAGCTACTTCCTCCCAGCGCGGCAGGAGCGCGCCAACCTCACGCGCCACATCGGGTGCCGGAACCAGATGCCGGCGAATACGTTTAGGCAACCCGCGGATAGTGGCAACCACAAGTTCATCACGCATCCCCGGAACAAGCCAGTCAAACCCGTCGTCGCTCAACTGCGGAAGCAATGTGACCGGGACGTCGATACACAACCCGTCGGCGTGCGAGCCGGGCACGAACGTGTAGGAGATCGGCAACGCAACCTCGCCCTGCATCCACTCGGTAGGGAAATCCTCGTTGGACGCATCGTTCTCGCCAAGCAAAAATTCGCGAGTGAACGTCAGCAGATCAGGGCGATTATGCCGTTCTTTTTTCCACCACGAATCGAAATGGCGCCCAGATACGATAGACTCCGGGATACGTTCGTCAAAGAAAACAAACTGAGCCGCCTCATCTGCCACCAGCCCGTGGCTGCGCAGACGTTCTTCAACCTCGCGCGCATCGGCGAGCGCCGCCGCGTTGGCTTTAATGAACTGATGATGGCTACGCCACTGTCCCTCAACCAGAGCATGGCGAATAAATATTTCGCGGGCAAGTTCGCGAGCCGAGGGCGTGCCGATCGAGGAGAGCAAAACATGCCGGTCTGCGGTAACGGTAAGCCCGTAAAGCAAAACCTTTTCATGTACTTTCGCTGCGCCATCGCGGCTAGACCAAAACGGGTCGGAATAGGTGCGTTTGACCAAATGCGCCCCGACGCGTTCGATCCACGCCGGATCAATTTTAGCTACCGTGCGGGCAAAGAGCCGAGAGGTTTCAACCAGTTCGGCGGCCATCACCCAGTCCGGAGTGCGCCGGGCAAGCCCAGATCCCGGCCAAGTGACGAAGTGGGTGCCACGCGCACCAAGATAGTCACGTTTGCGTTGATCGTAGGAGCCGACGTTAGAGAGCAGACCAACGAGTAGCGAACGATGAATAGCATCAGCTGCAGGAGCATCTGCTGAGGCGCCAACCGCTTTAACGGCATGGACGACGTCGCGATTTTGGCTGACGTCGTTGTGTTTGTCGCGTGCTTGTTGGATTTGTGCAGCGGTTGGCAGAGCAATATTCTTCAATGTAATCCCAAGCGGTTTAGCCAGTTCGCGTAGTTGTGCGACGACGTCTTGCCATTCGCGGAAGCGTAACCAGTTCAGATGTTCGGCACGGCACATACGCCGGAATGCGGAACCGGATAGATCGCGTTGCTGTGTGCGCAAATAACGCCACAGATTTAAGTAGGCAAGGAAGTCTGAGCTAGGTTCGGTGAATCTCGCATGGAGTTGATCGGCTTGGGCTTTGAACTCGGCCGGGCGCTCGCGGACGTCTTGGACCGACATGGCGGCAACCAGCACGAGAACCTCAGTGGCGGCACCATTATCTACCGCGGCAAGCAACATTCGTGCAAGCCGGGGATCAATGGGCAATCGCGCGAGTTTCTGGCCGATCTTAGTCAGCACCGGGGTGTGCATGTCAGGTTCGAGGGCGCCGATTTCTTCGAGAAGCTGAATGCCAGCACGCACAGATTTTAGGTCTGGCGGGTCAATGAACGGGAAGTCGGCAACGGTACCGAGCCCCAGCGACGCCATCTGTAAAATGACTGCGGCCAACGAGGTGCGTTGGATTTCGGGTTCGGTGAAGTCAGGGCGAGCTGCGAAGTCTTCTTCAGAGTAGAGGCGAATCGCGATGCCATCGGCGACTCGTCCACATCGGCCTGAGCGCTGGTTTGCGGAGGCTTGCGAGATGGCTTCGATAGGCAAGCGTTGGACTTTGGTGCGCGGCGAATACCGCGAAATTCGGGCAGTTCCCGGATCGATGACGTAGCGGATTCCGGGCACAGTGAGCGAAGTTTCGGCAATGTTGGTGGCGAGCACGATACGCCGATTATTGTGTGGCTGGAAGATGCGTTGTTGTTCTCCCGCCGATAGTCGGGCATACAGCGGCATAATTTCGACGGCGCCGGGCACGGTTGAGTGCCCGCCTGGTTCAATAAATCGGTTGCCGAGTTCGTCTTTGAACGCACCGAAGGTTTCACGGATTTCGCCTTCACCAGATAGAAAGACGAGGATATCGCCCGGCCCTTCGCTCATGAGTTCTTCGGCGGCATCAATAATTCCGGTGATTTGGTCGTGGGCTTCTTCGCGACTGAGGTATTCGGCGTTTTCGCCGCCTGGTAGCGTCTCGGTTTCGCCGTCGAGCACCCTGGTTTCGCCGTCGAGTGGACGGTATCGGATTTCGACGGGGAAGGTTCGTCCGGAGACTTCGATAACTGGGGCGACGACGTCGTCACCGCCGTTGTGTATAAACTTCCCGAAGTGTTGTGCGAACCGTTGGGAATCGATGGTTGCCGAGGTGATGATGAGTTTGAGGTCGGGGCGTTTGGATAGGAGTTGGGCGAGGTAGCCCATGAGGAAGTCGATGTTGAGGGAGCGTTCGTGGGCTTCGTCGATGATGATGGTGTCGTAACGGCGCAGCATCGGGTCGGATTGGATTTCGGCGAGCAAGATGCCGTCTGTCATCAGTTTGACGAGCGTGGTGGGGGAGACTTCTTCAGTGAAGCGTACGTGGTATCCGATTGGTCCGCCGAGTTCGACGTCGAGTTCGTCGCAGATTCGTTGGGCGACGGAGCGTGCGGCGATGCGTCGCGGCTGGGTGTGGCCGATCATTCCGGTGATGCCGCGGCCCAGTTCGAGGCACATTTTTGGTAGCTGGGTGGTTTTTCCGGATCCGGTTTCGCCGGCGATAATAACGACTTGGTTGTCTTTGATTGCGGCCATGATGTCTGCGCGGCGGGCCGAGACGGGTAGTTGTGCCGGGTAGGTGATGGCCGGGACGATTGCTCGCCGGGCGGCTAGTTGTTCGGGGGTGAAGGGGCGCGGTCCGCGCAGTGCGCGCTGGTGCTGGTGGTTTTTCCGACGTCGATGTGCAGCAGAACGGCGTGGGCGGGAGTTCTCCTGAGAATTGGGGTGGCGGTTATTTTCAGACATCGTATTCTATTTTCGCACGGTCGTTGGGCGATGTCAGGGTGGTTCGCTGTGAGAGTGTCTGGTGTGGTGACTGTGTGGGACGTCGCAGGGATAAATGTAGGCGAGTGTTGTCGGATCATTTTTGTGTGGGAAGTGTGGTCTAGACTGGTGCTCAGTTAGATGAGAAAAGAGGCTAAAGATGAAATATCTCTGGGGATTGATTTCCTTAGCACTTGCGGCGTGTGCTGCAGTGCTTATTCGTCCAGATTTATTGAGCGTTACGCGCGATCTTGCCCTAGCTACGCCATTGGCTCAAGTGATGTCACTACGATTATGGTTAGCTGCGGGGTTGCTTTTCGT containing:
- the hrpA gene encoding ATP-dependent RNA helicase HrpA, whose amino-acid sequence is MSENNRHPNSQENSRPRRSAAHRRRKNHQHQRALRGPRPFTPEQLAARRAIVPAITYPAQLPVSARRADIMAAIKDNQVVIIAGETGSGKTTQLPKMCLELGRGITGMIGHTQPRRIAARSVAQRICDELDVELGGPIGYHVRFTEEVSPTTLVKLMTDGILLAEIQSDPMLRRYDTIIIDEAHERSLNIDFLMGYLAQLLSKRPDLKLIITSATIDSQRFAQHFGKFIHNGGDDVVAPVIEVSGRTFPVEIRYRPLDGETRVLDGETETLPGGENAEYLSREEAHDQITGIIDAAEELMSEGPGDILVFLSGEGEIRETFGAFKDELGNRFIEPGGHSTVPGAVEIMPLYARLSAGEQQRIFQPHNNRRIVLATNIAETSLTVPGIRYVIDPGTARISRYSPRTKVQRLPIEAISQASANQRSGRCGRVADGIAIRLYSEEDFAARPDFTEPEIQRTSLAAVILQMASLGLGTVADFPFIDPPDLKSVRAGIQLLEEIGALEPDMHTPVLTKIGQKLARLPIDPRLARMLLAAVDNGAATEVLVLVAAMSVQDVRERPAEFKAQADQLHARFTEPSSDFLAYLNLWRYLRTQQRDLSGSAFRRMCRAEHLNWLRFREWQDVVAQLRELAKPLGITLKNIALPTAAQIQQARDKHNDVSQNRDVVHAVKAVGASADAPAADAIHRSLLVGLLSNVGSYDQRKRDYLGARGTHFVTWPGSGLARRTPDWVMAAELVETSRLFARTVAKIDPAWIERVGAHLVKRTYSDPFWSSRDGAAKVHEKVLLYGLTVTADRHVLLSSIGTPSARELAREIFIRHALVEGQWRSHHQFIKANAAALADAREVEERLRSHGLVADEAAQFVFFDERIPESIVSGRHFDSWWKKERHNRPDLLTFTREFLLGENDASNEDFPTEWMQGEVALPISYTFVPGSHADGLCIDVPVTLLPQLSDDGFDWLVPGMRDELVVATIRGLPKRIRRHLVPAPDVAREVGALLPRWEEVAHGQPGAPSFRAAFSDAVRVARGIEIDDEAWEQADLPPHLVITFRVRSERGAVLEEATSIEYLQRSLAPQTRTAVESVVKNAVSQAVASAGGAGGTGSRTTPSHTPGELADNTALGAHIGQVLSTWPQTPDGTIPDSVESIGSHGMVIRGYPALVAVPVKEGTGVELQIVAEPAEQMRDHRLGIIRLLAQELRLPDARISSRWTGRESLAMAASPYSSTTALIDDLHLAAARNLADRWAREEKQPIGQIRRVETYTELRTWLRDRIEDEIYRVAQIVVRILEAYGEVDSLIRTTKSLALINTVTDVRDHVSSLVRDGFIAGVPEEYLAQIPRYLRGAQIRLEKAGTNPAEDSLAWQIADISEAVAQEQQADIAYDPQRSAQLEKAQWMIEELRVSFFAQQLGTHGKVSVQRIRKLLG